In a genomic window of Brettanomyces nanus chromosome 1, complete sequence:
- a CDS encoding uncharacterized protein (BUSCO:EOG09343MP3~MEROPS:MER0013559) produces MANNFGGLQHVIEYIWDNPSLNDDFTNSLVVLGNSYNPQKPDNRADKDDETRKDEDDDKLANPINFRGEIKSFFDKLTNDVNGNAFGGTLPWQSPMALVSTVNHPWPKDFLDDVKTRIWFTYRSGFPIIPRDVNGPSPLSLGSLFRGTLDLSTVNQGFTTDAGWGCMIRTSQSLLANALLNIHVGRDWRYHEGEYDERFDKQFKVVALFADTPSAPFSIQRIVDYGSKNCNKKPGEWFGPSAAAQSIVYLCERSYKTCKLKTYLTGVIGDIYEDEFLKVAQHDKSTEFTPVLILSGIRLGVKNVNQIYWRFLKKLLDLNQSVGIAGGRPSSSHYFFGYQGDYLFYLDPHMPQKALLLDSDTEEHLKLDFIPSVHTAKIRKLHLSEMDPSMLIGLLIKSRQDYEDLRKSIAEFDTTERFLNIYPKRPELLSSSSAGSALLDEGDFIDLGSNDNECAISSDREPEVDEEDTLHELVHDRKFSQPVIINHEDTIILPNSQAQTVHEIAHKDEIEFDKEASIIDQNDTTENFEQIDKKESYVRPESENGIGMFEEIQRDELRTEIRNGGTETSA; encoded by the coding sequence ATGGCTAACAACTTCGGTGGCTTGCAGCATGTTATTGAATACATTTGGGATAATCCTTCGCTAAACGATGACTTTACCAATTCTCTTGTTGTCTTGGGAAACAGCTATAATCCTCAAAAGCCAGATAACCGAGCCGATAAGGATGACGAAACCCGcaaagatgaagacgatgatAAATTGGCCAATCCTATTAATTTTAGGGGAGAGATCAAGAGCTTTTTTGACAAACTGACCAATGACGTGAACGGAAATGCGTTTGGAGGAACATTACCGTGGCAATCACCTATGGCACTTGTATCAACTGTCAATCATCCGTGGCCCAAAGACTTTTTGGATGATGTCAAAACCAGAATATGGTTCACGTACCGATCTGGGTTTCCGATTATACCACGTGACGTTAATGGACCGTCTCCGTTGTCGTTAGGATCCTTGTTCAGGGGTACGTTAGATCTTAGCACCGTAAATCAGGGTTTTACTACCGATGCCGGATGGGGCTGTATGATACGGACCAGTCAGTCCCTCTTGGCCAATGCATTGTTAAATATTCACGTGGGCAGAGATTGGAGATATCATGAAGGAGAATACGATGAAAGGTTTGATAAACAGTTCAAAGTTGTGGCTTTGTTTGCTGATACTCCCTCTGCTCCTTTTTCCATACAAAGAATTGTCGATTATGGCTCAAAAAATTGCAACAAGAAACCAGGAGAATGGTTTGGTCCTTCTGCAGCGGCTCAGAGCATCGTGTATCTATGTGAGAGAAGTTACAAGACGTGTAAACTGAAGACGTATCTTACCGGAGTCATTGGAGACATCTATGAGGATGAGTTTTTAAAGGTTGCGCAACATGATAAAAGCACTGAGTTTACACCTGTTTTGATTCTTTCGGGAATACGTTTGGGTGTGAAAAACGTGAACCAGATATACTGGAGATTTCTAAAGAAGCTACTCGACCTTAATCAATCAGTCGGCATAGCAGGAGGCCGACCATCATCCTCTCATTATTTCTTTGGATATCAGGGCGATTATCTTTTTTATCTGGATCCTCATATGCCGCAGAAAGCACTTTTATTGGATTCTGATACGGAGGAGCACCTAAAACTAGATTTCATTCCATCTGTGCACACAGCCAAGATCAGAAAACTTCATTTGAGTGAAATGGATCCTTCTATGCTTATTGGTCTTCTTATAAAATCACGACAGGACTACGAAGATTTAAGAAAATCAATCGCCGAGTTTGATACAACGGAGAGATTTCTTAACATCTATCCCAAAAGACCAGAACTATTATCCAGCAGCTCCGCAGGATCGGCGTTACTAGATGAAGGCGATTTTATTGATTTGGGATCTAACGATAACGAGTGTGCAATTTCTTCTGATCGTGAGCCTGAAGTcgacgaagaagataccCTTCACGAACTGGTACATGATCGCAAGTTTTCTCAACCAGTGATAATAAATCATGAAGATACAATTATACTACCGAACTCGCAAGCGCAGACAGTACATGAAATTGCGCATAAAGACGAGATAGAATTTGATAAAGAGGCCTCTATTATCGACCAGAATGATACTACAGAAAATTTTGAGCAAATcgataagaaagaatctTACGTGAGACCGGAAAGTGAAAACGGAATAGGCATGTTTGAGGAAATACAGAGAGACGAGCTGAGAACTGAAATACGAAACGGTGGTACTGAGACCTCTGCGTGA
- a CDS encoding uncharacterized protein (BUSCO:EOG09340ERY): protein MSIVDRRTNVKLKSDESLIDSDVDIEEELERDREDTSLSEVDEDADNEESINKTEQPRVVTEDRFSQIKNYKKSTRVLTAAEQTLQSQILLLCSALGGTDPTSENKREYILGVDALACLKDLKRWIKAVDDATHMWHVAAACHENELVENDLIPIMIQIPKRANNSDSNYMQNILLSALELLVALTRPLVLDVEVASPAQIDLYIKLKKAHVKCKDKILNFDNGRCLKSVVGVALPILAFPKEKRTNRDSTILNLCLNFFRNVIRIGPADFTVSKKKSSSKTQQVIDNMPPGITRDDISYDNLIYKFKKNRVLMFVQTITAGLGTEFDSEVLFSACLDIYFYITYGIEPELLFIASAEPKNPTTSSPAEVTTHLTPQSETGARLADLMAQEKEIKKQLFSNNITRHANFGTLLSIKEGSDDAALTVGTQRSFLRSDPIEELDSGVSKKVASTRYANRSKESTKSDFDTSFEAPAKKFTNSRTSSILKEFCSDFTEAGFSVLGTEIRRQVTSNGVSLNAFTEFHYFQVMAWILKFERILRDDSNDGLSFKRFGYIMMCLEEQMIRMLLVGSLPQYLQNREFNLLRAATNCFKEILLTTIDIHRLDQKDNTNLNDEDKEELEGYITVSEAVLRNIFANEEVIDVLFRIPQDARKVSLNYAVDMTDFTYVLFKTLHYLSKLKVPIVLAKKIRQTSKRYYGENHDASVIGSEDESDAEFDVADPQKLKRFQVLDKEIYSRFEERLFNERIVDTYIWVFSRFGELNEKQVRRCMSYFNRLLLKWKDHFLKLTRLDFMLILHDLKNARFSVHTMNDLSKMLSYFMRILERLYKHSKTILLETLTDHQEHEIDVKLYLLGGDLTTVREKRFQSRAEDLKFSEGAMSHSYKISVLVSLLCYADKIDLVQELIQKLTDYRDQKVSWEAKTVMEDGITGLPSSPVSFKERLELPDKMMREEKRDARFRLLLHTIGFAGNVLINRTASDELNQTISLIDVALKNPMESFELEGKVIPEYAEPDEPPHESDVIIQKSGPNEKGLEPLEDTEREARDETDKAAVKHNIYGTDIIDYSGSEGSVDDLGDGNGYVEDNIDLMEARLDANEKRIKGRALKKKNMRSRKRRHKHIDPEDDDPLPFSKKTGGSKKRKKNASIPMHEGVEKVQKEKISEPKKHLSSKFIDSDEDESDGEKKTAFFEREKRLLKLVHDNENKPLTPEQYNALFNLDLAKDTSSESEGDDLNFSEEKEMENDGDKEEVEKEEIISNELHQHRAVIRDSEDEE from the coding sequence ATGAGCATTGTGGATCGACGCACAAACGTGAAGTTGAAATCTGATGAAAGTTTAATTGACTCAGATGTAGATATCGAGGAGGAACTTGAAAGGGATAGAGAAGACACATCTCTCTCAGAGGTCGATGAAGACGCGGACAATGAGGAAAGTATAAATAAGACCGAGCAGCCCAGAGTTGTAACAGAAGATAGATTTTCTCAAATAAAGAACTACAAAAAGTCCACTCGTGTTCTCACAGCTGCAGAACAAACATTACAATCACAGATTTTACTACTTTGCTCTGCGTTAGGAGGAACTGATCCTACGTCTGAGAATAAGAGAGAATACATATTGGGAGTGGATGCCTTGGCTTGCCTCAAGGATCTCAAAAGATGGATTAAGGCAGTTGATGATGCTACTCACATGTGGCACGTGGCTGCTGCGTGTCACGAGAACGAATTAGTGGAAAATGACCTAATTCCAATCATGATTCAGATTCCAAAGAGGGCCAATAATTCTGATAGCAATTACATGCAAAACATCCTGCTCTCAGCCCTTGAATTACTTGTTGCTTTAACAAGGCCTCTTGTATTGGATGTCGAAGTAGCCTCGCCTGCACAAATCGATTTGTACATTAAATTAAAAAAGGCACACGTTAAATGCAAAGACAAGATCTTGAACTTTGATAATGGCAGATGTCTAAAGTCGGTGGTTGGCGTTGCATTACCGATATTAGCATTtccaaaggagaagagaactAATAGGGATTCTACTATCTTAAATTTGTGCCTAAATTTCTTCAGAAACGTCATACGAATTGGACCGGCTGACTTTACTGTTTcgaaaaagaaatcttcCTCAAAGACACAGCAGGTTATTGATAACATGCCTCCTGGCATAACCCGAGATGATATTTCTTATGATAATCTGATCTACAAGTTTAAGAAGAATAGAGTTCTTATGTTTGTGCAGACTATTACTGCTGGATTGGGTACAGAATTTGACTCTGAGGTTCTATTTTCAGCTTGCCTCGATATCTATTTCTATATTACATATGGTATTGAGCCCGAATTGCTGTTTATTGCTTCAGCAGAGCCTAAAAATCCAACAACTTCTAGTCCAGCAGAAGTTACGACTCATCTTACACCACAATCTGAAACAGGAGCCAGATTGGCTGACCTCATGGCccaagaaaaggaaataaaaaagcAACTTTTCAGCAATAACATTACCAGACATGCAAATTTTGGAACGTTGCTCAGCATTAAGGAAGGCTCGGATGATGCAGCGCTTACTGTAGGAACTCAGAGAAGTTTTCTACGCTCGGATCCAATAGAGGAGCTAGATTCTGGTGTTTCCAAGAAGGTTGCAAGCACAAGATATGCGAATAGAAGTAAGGAAAGTACAAAATCTGATTTTGACACTAGTTTTGAAGCGCCCGCTAAGAAGTTTACCAACAGTCGGACTTCCTCCATTCTTAAAGAATTTTGCTCGGACTTCACAGAGGCTGGATTCAGTGTTTTGGGTACTGAAATACGACGTCAGGTTACTTCCAATGGTGTCAGTTTAAATGCATTTACCGAATTTCACTACTTTCAAGTTATGGCTTGGATTTTgaaatttgagagaataCTAAGAGATGATTCAAACGACGGACTTTCTTTTAAGAGGTTTGGATATATTATGATGTGTTTAGAAGAGCAGATGATTCGGATGCTCCTTGTGGGGAGTTTGCCACAATATTTACAGAACAGAGAGTTCAACCTTCTGAGAGCAGCCACGAACtgtttcaaagaaattcTTCTCACAACCATAGACATTCACAGACTGGATCAGAAAGATAATACAAACttgaatgatgaagataaggaGGAGTTAGAGGGCTACATCACCGTATCCGAAGCTGTTCTCAGGAACATCTTTGCCAATGAGGAAGTGATTGATGTGCTATTTCGTATTCCCCAGGATGCACGGAAAGTGTCCTTAAATTATGCCGTTGATATGACCGACTTCACATATGTTTTATTCAAAACGTTGCACTATCTCTCAAAATTGAAGGTTCCTATAGTGTTggcaaagaagataagaCAGACTAGCAAACGATACTATGGAGAAAATCACGACGCATCTGTTATTGGTTCTGAAGACGAGTCCGATGCGGAATTTGACGTCGCAGACCCTCAGAAGTTGAAACGAttccaagttcttgatAAAGAAATATATTCCAGATTCGAGGAAAGGCTATTCAACGAAAGAATTGTGGATACGTATATATGGGTGTTTAGCCGGTTTGGCGAACTTAACGAGAAACAGGTTCGCAGATGCATGTCCTACTTCAACAGACTTCTCTTAAAGTGGAAGGATCATTTTTTAAAGTTGACCCGTTTGGATTTCATGCTCATCCTTCATGACCTAAAAAATGCTCGATTTTCGGTGCATACAATGAATGACCTATCCAAAATGCTGAGCTACTTCATGCGGATATTGGAAAGGTTATATAAGCATAGTAAGACAATACTACTTGAAACCTTAACCGACCATCAGGAGCATGAGATTGATGTTAAGTTGTATTTACTTGGAGGTGACTTGACGACGGTTCGAGAGAAACGCTTTCAATCTAGGGCTGAAGATCTGAAGTTTTCTGAGGGTGCTATGTCTCATTCGTATAAGATTTCTGTGCTAGTAAGTCTTCTATGCTACGCTGACAAAATTGACTTGGTACAGGAGCTTATTCAAAAGCTAACAGACTATAGGGATCAAAAAGTGTCTTGGGAAGCTAAGACTGTTATGGAGGATGGTATCACTGGTTTACCAAGCTCGCCTGTCagtttcaaagaaagaCTCGAACTTCCTGATAAAAtgatgagagaagaaaaaagagatgcCAGGTTTAGACTACTTCTTCACACAATTGGATTTGCCGGAAATGTCCTTATAAACCGTACCGCTAGTGACGAACTTAATCAAACGATCAGTTTAATCGACGTCGCATTGAAAAATCCAATGGAATCTTTTGAATTGGAGGGAAAGGTGATACCAGAATATGCAGAGCCTGATGAGCCACCTCATGAATCGGATGTCATCATTCAAAAAAGTGGTCCGAATGAAAAAGGGTTAGAGCCACTTGAAGATACAGAAAGGGAAGCAAGAGACGAAACTGATAAAGCTGCTGTTAAGCATAATATTTATGGCACTGATATAATTGATTATAGTGGATCGGAAGGTTCGGTGGATGATTTAGGTGATGGTAATGGATATGTTGAGGATAACATCGACTTGATGGAGGCTCGATTGGATGCCAACGAGAAGAGAATCAAGGGAAGAGcgctgaagaagaaaaatatgaGATCGAGGAAACGGAGGCACAAGCATATAGAcccagaagatgacgatCCATTACCGTTTAGCAAAAAGACTGGTGGCAGTAAGaaacgaaagaagaatgccAGTATTCCCATGCATGAGGGTGTTGAGAAAGTacagaaggaaaagattTCTGAACCTAAAAAGCACCTTTCGTCAAAGTTCATTGACTcagacgaagatgaatccgatggagaaaagaagacggccttttttgaaagagaaaagagactttTGAAGCTTGTCCATGACAATGAGAATAAACCGCTCACACCAGAACAATACAATGCTTTATTTAACTTGGATTTGGCAAAAGACACTTCATCTGAAAGTGAAGGCGATGACTTAAACTTTAgtgaggagaaggagatggaaaACGATGGGgataaggaagaagtggagaaagaagagataatCTCAAACGAGTTACACCAGCATCGAGCAGTCATTAGGGATAgtgaggatgaagaataa
- a CDS encoding uncharacterized protein (BUSCO:EOG09341H52~EggNog:ENOG41) — protein MVELYSGDFNNVGEMAINSMSFGGKRPSKADKRKARMAEIAEYTGRHHQDTLRKELRKIPIQFVMAEEVYNPAEDMVQNLILREGQELSQPNDEHEGQTHDMLLERATEMIKESMNVSNDFMDGVNRLSEEEEEEDQVVSDVPDTSPHTEVVSLKSESEIESDEEDNGDDMEFVDDNEDDDYHGSDNEKENDSDGFELYDYDSGLENEKSSSEREDIVIGKFSGPLKRGEDGDYYVDLPKAGRRSRRNFGFEELKTSSSSSVQLVKPRLSLDGEPDVMISDDEPSEFGFLPEDYVSFDVTQIRIDSIRKGAGDDAQYHVSAPILFGFEDFTWTSQEELKESMVSQGLPEKRFGAFIQYATKELREDSDDIESELSDEMLEGIDDMIAFQSNRLRVVNDPIDIGTHSLSVHGKGRHRQLEVPDDVDGKTREQLIKQFENKIEGKRLKRVRNYTDDETSEDTFLHSSDSYYLLKKYPYEMRIEDFRVELEDFVTDKSRNSMRFPPMDSHGCMTLRDLSKAYHIKARKFGNSPESYVVMIKTSVAKRLKPDYKEVDKLMQRRRIFFRSDTGLTKLEKQQLKRLLSDKDTSEQKRKKERKGAFTYKEGDVVGENASEIGPESIGRQLLVKMGWQKGEALGAEGNKGIIEPIMAVVKNTKAGIR, from the coding sequence ATGGTTGAATTATACAGTGGTGATTTCAACAATGTTGGGGAAATGGCGATTAACTCGATGAGTTTTGGAGGGAAAAGGCCAAGCAAGGCGGATAAGAGAAAAGCTAGAATGGCCGAGATAGCTGAATACACAGGCAGGCATCATCAGGATACCCTGAGAAAGGAACTACGAAAGATTCCGATTCAGTTTGTCATGGCTGAAGAAGTTTACAACCCAGCAGAAGATATGGTTCAAAATTTGATACTAAGGGAAGGACAAGAGTTAAGTCAGCCAAATGATGAACATGAGGGGCAAACCCACGATATGCTTCTTGAACGTGCTACAGAAATGATTAAGGAGAGTATGAATGTAAGCAACGATTTTATGGATGGAGTAAACCGACTTAGcgaggaggaggaggaggaggatcaGGTGGTATCTGATGTCCCTGATACGTCTCCGCATACTGAGGTCGTATCTTTAAAGAGTGAAAGTGAAATTGAAAGTGATGAGGAGGATAACGGTGATGATATGgaatttgttgatgataatgaagatgacgattACCACGGCAGTGAtaatgagaaagaaaatgattcTGATGGCTTTGAACTATATGATTATGACAGTGGCTTAGAAAATGAGAAGAGTAGCAGTGAGCGTGAGGATATTGTTATTGGCAAATTCAGTGGTCCCTTGAAGCGTGGTGAAGATGGAGACTATTACGTGGATTTACCTAAGGCTGGACGTCGATCTCGACGCAactttggctttgaagagCTGAAGACATCGTCGTCGTCCTCAGTTCAACTAGTCAAGCCACGGCTTTCGTTAGATGGAGAACCCGATGTCATGATAAGTGATGATGAGCCGTCTGAATTTGGATTTCTTCCAGAGGATTATGTTTCTTTTGATGTTACGCAGATTAGAATTGATAGTATACGAAAAGGAGCAGGAGATGATGCTCAATATCATGTATCAGCACCAATActctttggatttgaagacttcACTTGGACATCGCAAGAAGAGCTGAAGGAATCTATGGTGAGTCAAGGTCTTCCTGAAAAGAGATTCGGTGCTTTTATCCAGTATGCTACCAAGGAATTACGGGAAGACTCAGATGACATCGAAAGTGAGCTTAGTGATGAGATGCTGGAAGGGATAGATGATATGATTGCCTTTCAGAGTAATAGATTAAGGGTTGTCAACGATCCAATAGATATTGGTACGCATTCACTCTCTGTCCACGGTAAAGGCAGGCATAGACAGCTTGAGGTCCCAGATGATGTGGATGGCAAGACTCGAGAGCAGTTGATCAAGCAAtttgaaaacaaaattgAAGGTAAAAGATTAAAAAGGGTTAGAAACTACACGGATGACGAGACTAGCGAGGATACCTTTCTTCACAGTAGTGATTCTTACTACCTACTAAAAAAGTACCCCTACGAGATGCGAATTGAAGATTTCAGGGTAGAACTAGAAGATTTCGTCACTGATAAGAGCAGAAACTCGATGAGATTCCCTCCAATGGACTCTCATGGATGCATGACATTACGAGATTTATCCAAAGCATATCATATTAAGGCGCGTAAATTTGGCAACAGTCCCGAGAGCTATGTGGTGATGATTAAAACTTCAGTCGCAAAGAGACTCAAACCGGATTACAAGGAGGTGGATAAGTTGATGCAAAGGCGTAGAATTTTCTTTAGGAGTGACACAGGATTGACaaaattggagaagcaGCAGTTGAAAAGATTACTCAGTGATAAAGATACCAGTGAACAGAAGCGCAAAAAGGAGCGGAAAGGAGCTTTTACatataaagaaggagatgttGTAGGAGAAAATGCCAGTGAAATTGGGCCGGAAAGTATTGGAAGACAGTTATTGGTAAAAATGGGTTGGCAGAAAGGTGAGGCTTTGGGTGCGGAAGGTAATAAAGGCATTATAGAGCCTATCATGGCGGTTGTTAAAAACACAAAGGCCGGTATCAGGTga